The following are from one region of the Methanobacterium veterum genome:
- a CDS encoding glycosyltransferase family 2 protein: MDSKNLYENTLFEELDYLKDIELYSQRYSNKLTVNRVFDEKYYHSMRHVTFLLPAYNEEQSIGPLVKNIRRYPKSKVIVVDNNSKDKTAYVAKKSGANVLKERKQGKAHAIKRGFENVKSDFIVMLDADNTYDPEDAQKLLKPLMDGKADVVLGSRLLGKREKGSISRFNLVGNRLLSFFASILFSKVSDVCTGYWAFQRKVIDSLLQEGIDSDGFDLEVEMFSKISNNNFRVLEIPINYKNRLDSPKLNGLNDGIKIFKRMLSYWIKTRRVRR; this comes from the coding sequence TTGGATTCAAAAAACCTATACGAAAACACATTGTTTGAAGAATTGGACTATTTGAAAGATATAGAACTCTATTCTCAAAGATATAGCAATAAACTAACAGTAAACCGGGTTTTTGACGAGAAATATTATCATTCAATGAGACATGTGACCTTTTTGCTTCCAGCATATAATGAAGAACAGTCCATTGGCCCCTTAGTCAAAAATATCCGTAGATATCCAAAATCTAAAGTCATTGTGGTTGACAATAATTCTAAAGATAAAACTGCATATGTTGCAAAAAAATCAGGGGCCAATGTACTTAAAGAACGAAAACAGGGCAAAGCACATGCTATAAAAAGAGGTTTTGAGAATGTAAAATCTGATTTTATAGTAATGCTGGATGCAGATAACACATATGATCCAGAAGATGCTCAAAAACTTTTAAAGCCATTGATGGATGGTAAAGCGGATGTAGTTCTAGGATCTCGCCTATTAGGCAAACGCGAAAAAGGTTCTATAAGCCGATTTAACCTGGTGGGTAATCGCCTGTTGAGTTTTTTTGCCAGCATACTGTTTTCTAAAGTTTCAGATGTATGTACTGGTTACTGGGCCTTTCAAAGAAAAGTAATAGACAGTCTTTTGCAGGAAGGTATAGATTCAGATGGTTTTGATTTAGAAGTTGAAATGTTTTCAAAGATTTCTAACAACAATTTCAGAGTATTAGAAATTCCTATTAACTATAAAAATCGATTAGATTCCCCTAAATTAAATGGATTGAATGACGGGATTAAAATATTCAAACGAATGTTAAGTTACTGGATTAAAACAAGAAGAGTGAGAAGATGA